The DNA window GAAGTAAGACCTTGATCCATCATTGATTTCCGTTCAATGCTGACTGATGATAGCATCGTGATTTGCACGAGGGTAATCTCTGCGTCAAACAAGCCCGTCCCCCTCGGCAGAGGGACCCCGAAGGAGAAGGCTTCTTTGGCTATTCGGGCTTAGATATTACAATCCTAGACTATGGACTCTCACGAGCTGAAGACCTGACAAACGATGATGCCGCGCCCATCGTCTACGACCTAGAAAGAGATCTCAGCCTATTCACCAGCACTTACAACCCGCAGTGCAAAGTCTATAGGCAAATGCGGTCCTTCTTGCTCCGTGCTGATCGAAACTGGATGCCTCCCGAAGCCCACAATATTCCTTATGCCAAAGGTATTGACGGGCCGCTTTCTTGGGATGCATATGTGCCTTACACGAATGTGCTGTGGCTGGCTTACACGTACGAGTACCTGGTGGAGCATTTTGAAGGCAACAAGAGAGAGCTCACAAAGTTCAAGAAAGAGACGGCAGAGCTGTGGAAGTATTTGAACCCGGACGCCCCCAAGAATGTGCCTGCTTTTGGGTGCGCGGCTGATGTGGCATGTTTTGCATTGGAGTCTGGCTGGATCCGGGAAGACCAGCTTTTGGGGGCATCGACCACTctgctggagagagaagacagcATCATTGTCTCAAGGAGTGTAGAGCCTGTTGAAGAGACACCGCGGAGATCACAGAGAACGCGCAGGTCATGAATGTCGTTTTGCATTactggaggagcagcatgATACAATCATATGTACACTAGAGgcgtctttttttggttcttGTTTTGGGATATGTACAGAGGCGGGCTGATGATACTATGAAGTTTACGAATATAACATTGAAGATTCACATTCATACTGTACGATAATCTCGGCAAGCTCGTATTAAGATGAAGAACTCCCTACCTAGGATCAAGTTGGTTGTATTATCCAGAGCAAGCAATTCACATGCCGCATTGTTGCCTCGTTCCCCGCATGGTGATACTCAACACACACCGTCCAAGGACTCCGATTCAAACATGCGATGCCGTCACGCGGAGGCGCTTTAAAATGAATGGCTGCACGATGCATATCGCCTGTTTCTCGAaacagctcttcatctccggAATTAGACGGCGGATCCCTGCTAGAGGAGATCAGATGTTGGCCTGCGATGTAGATCGGGTAGCGGAGGTTAGTGCGGTACCTGCTGCGTCACACAAAGTCCCGTGCGCGGCCAGGTAGCGGGTAGCagctgccaccgccagccgGCCTCGGCTGACCTGCGCTGCGTCGGTGGAGCCGGCGGTGCTCTCCTTCTGGCGGTGCCGAGGCTAAAGCGCCTAAAAAGCTGGTCTGtccaccgccagccagaGCGCAAGTGGCTGGCATGCAAGCCCTTTGCAGCGTCGCGACGGAAACCAGCAGCTGAATCATCACCGGACGCTCTCCTTAATTCCCTGgtccttcttttcttattgATAAAGCAAGCCtctttgatttcttcttcgcgcGAGGCCTGCATGACACGCGGGCATAAGGCTGCATCGACCCCGGTGAActgacctgctgctgctccttgttTACCTCCAATTGGCGACTCCACGACTCCATCCACCCTGAactgagctgagctgagctgccgtcgccaacCTCGACATCTCCACCACCTTCTCGCCGGCTCGTCGCGTTTGCTGCTTCAAGTGCCCGCAGCTCATTTTCCACCATGGCGTACGGAGGCTCTTACAACGCCTCGTTCAACCCGGCAATGTCGAGTAGCGAGTCTTTTGGAAATGGCCTCCTCGCCTCGTCGATTTCCTCCCTCTCGTCGTCCGGCTCCAAACGCTATTCGCCCGTGTCCAAGACGTACCGACAAGCTTCAACGCTGTTCCTGACGCGTCGACTGCCCGAGGCCCTCAGCACACTGCGCCCCATCATCACGCCTCCCAGCTCTGCTGACGATGGCGAGCCAGCCCCGGTAACCAAGTCTTCGCGAGGGACGAGGATCAAGGTCTGGAGCTTGTACCTGACACTCCTGAACGCAATTGTCGAGCTGGAGCCCGAGGAAGGCAAGGACGCCTTTGGCAACCAGGAGTGGCGAGCGCTGTGCACCAAAGTGCGAGACGGCTCTATCTGGGAGGAAGTGGTCCGGAATGGATATCACGGACTGGAAGGAGATGTTGACGCCGACGTCGTCATCAACTTGTGAGTTGGAATCCACCATTGCAGCCAACTGCGTATATATCAAGGGAGACCACTAATCAGAGCGTTGACAGGGCGACGCTATCACTTGCGCATGCGCGCGACCAAGCTCTTAATcagaagatgctggaaaACTACCTGGCCTCCTCGAACATTCCCAATCTTGACCTGAATGACTTTGCAAAGCCATCGAACCGTTACCAGTCCCCTGCCAGGAGAGCCAACGGCGCAAACACTCCCGGAGATTTAAATTCACGAGTCAAGCTTCTAGAACTCTATACGCTCCACGTCCTTCCCCAAAACAACGAGTGGGACTATGCTCGTGAATTCATTGATGTGAGCGCTGTCCTCGATGAGGAGCGCAGAGAAGCTTTCCAACAAGCTCTGCAGAGTTTACAGGACGAGCAGGAAGAACAGGAGCGCAAAGACCGGGAAGAGCTAAAGCGGCAAGAGGAACAGCTACAGAAAGACATTGCCGAGGCAAAGCGGCTAAAGGCcgagaatgaagagaaggaaaagaaacggcTTGAACAGGAACGAATCAGCCGAGAGACCAGCGAGGGCGACTATGGTATCGAGCAGACTCCCAGCTTTAGCGGAGTGGGAAGAGCCGAACCCCCTGGATCGCCCCAAAGCAGCGTCGCGCGCCCTCCACGCCCGACTGGAAAGTCACGATCAAAAGCCGGCGCATCGTCAGCGGCGGCAGGGCCCCTAACTATTACAGCACGAGCCACCTTGATCCTATCCCGCTTTCGACAGCTATTTGAGAGTCTTGCGAGCTCCGTCACAGGCAATCCCGCGATACTAATGCGGGTCATGGCTTTCACCATGGGCCTCCTCATCATGCTCGGCCACAAAGCTACGCGGCAGCGAATTGAGCAAATCATGAGGACGGCGTGGGCGAAAGTTGCAGCGACGGTGGGAATGGGAACCAAGGTGAGCTACATTTAAAAGAGCATGGACGCTTGGACTGGATTGTACACcagacttatatataatttttcctttgtgttatttttttttttttttgtatcttcTCTGCATGAGACGGAGTTTTAGTCTTGGATAGCTGGTATTAGCTGTACCGTGTACCACCTTTGTCCTGGCGGACACGATAATTATGATGAATATGCCTTTATTTCTAGCTTTCAATCTATAGAAACGTGTCTAGATTTGAGTCGTGCTGCTGAAGGCGGTTGCCACATGAATTTGCCCAGACGAGAAATGTTCAAATTGCAGACAAAGTGCCAATGGTACCCCGTAACCAAAACGCCGCCAAACTCCAATCCATATGTATGATTAATTCCAATTTGATATATATAGTATTTGTTTTTAAATAATCCACCGCTACTGTCCTGCCCAAACCCGGGCCACTGCTGGGCTAGTAATTTGCTTGCCGAttcgttttcttttggtAGAATAACTGTGTTTGAGAAGAGAGGTCAGTACATGCATAGACTGCTTTGGAAGGGCAGCGAGAGAAAGGCGGAGAAACGTACGTCTGTTCTTGAACTGCCCAAGTTTATAATCTTGGGGCACCCGTCGCGATCCTTCTCTAGGCGCGTGCACTCGTAGCAGTAGAAGGCGTCCGAGATACCCTCACCGCCGCAGACGACGCACTTGTTCTGATAGTTGCCGAAGCTGCACTCGTCGCAGATGCGGACAAGAGTCGTGGGGCGGACGTAGGAATCGCAGACGGGGCATTTGCCATCGCATTTATCGCAGAGGCggccgatggcgatgccggACTGCTTGCGGCACATGACGAGATCGCTGGAGAGAGTAGAAGTTAGCTGgatgtctttctttttttttgtgtctgAGGCAGGGCGACGCGAGAATGGACTTACGGGTGATGGCGAGACATGGCgggcgagagagagatttgTGATGCCCTGGCTGTTGTTgggtggaagatgagatgggaatggaggaaaaaggaagaaaggcAGCGAGAGTCTTAATATGCTGCAGATCTACGGTCTCAGAGGCTAGAGCTGCAAGGGCAAAGTCGCGTGGATTTCTCATCAGCCTTGCAGTGACGTTGGATGGAATCAATGGGTGGGAGAAGGAGCTGGGCCAATCATGTGCTAGAGCGTTTCACGGTGGGGGCGAATTGCGCCAGGAAGTTCCGCGACTTCTTACTCAGCCTCGACCTTTCGAACAGCCTAGCTTCAGCCAATCACTCTGCGCCAGCTCTAGCTTCAAGCCCTGTTTCAGTATCATGTTGCTGTAGCAAGCTCCTATTAATGCGGTGAAGTACATTGGGACGAAAATGGCTACAATTGGGGAGGCGGAGAAGTAAGTATGCGCATCAACTCTTTATCGCAAGCTTGAAACCTGACCGATGGCATCTTCTTATagtgcggcggcggcagaatTACCACGATCGGCTGATGAGGACCGCCCAGCGCCAGAGACCACCGAAGATGTATCACTCAAGAGAaaggctgaagatgagagacCCGAGGATGTTTCCCCCAAGCGCGCGAAgcacgatgacgacgaccagGACGATGCCACAGTTTCGAAACGGCCACCATCACCTAGCCATGGCCACGACAATGGGGAAGGCGCATCGGCCGCGGCAGCCCAAGACCGACGCAAAATAGTgatgcaagaagagaagaagcgggGAAAGCGGCTGTTTGGCGGCTTGATGAGCACTCTAAGCCAGACATCTAACACgtctcagcagcagaagcggCGGCAGGAAATTGAGCGCCGCCAGCAAGAACGGATGCAGAAGCagagagttgaagatgaccagaagagaagcgagaagctggagaagctgtaTCAGATACGCATGGCGGAGCAGATTGTGTTTGACGAAGAAGTGGTAAGAGCTGCGCGACACGAGAGGAATGGAGAGTGATGCTtcaatggagaagatggtgaacTGATTCTGGATTTTTACAGATGAAGAACAAGCACGAAAAACGATTAGCCATGGCGAAATTCCTGCGGACTACATCTGAGCCTGCGATTGTACGTATCAGCTGCCTCCGTTGGTGTTCAACCTTGTGCTAATGGATGGGTTATATAGTTCTATCTACCGTGGAAGGTCACAGCAGATCAAAAAGACACCATCGACGACCAGATCCAGAGGGCGAGGGCCTCAATAGAGAAGGAAGTTGAGCAATTCAAGGCTCGGAAACAGCGGCATATTGAGCGGTATGGTCCCCCAGCGAGGCAAACAAGCGTGACCCCTGAtgaacctgctgctgccacgagAGCGCCTGAACGCGAGAGCCCTGTCCGGAGCCCGCATCACGGCGCCGACAAGACTCACCTACAAGAGCGAAGAGTATCTCAAGACATACACAAGGGGCATCACGACGAATCTGGTGATGATCttgaggaggctgaggaggacATGGTGATTTACTGACCGATTTTTACGAAATgattccccccccccccccccccccccccaaattttctttttactctAAAGCACTGGAGGCCGAATGATGTTTGTTTCTTTATACCActgcttttattttattccATTGTGGGTATTATTATTCATAGGCCTCTATAACGGTGCTGCAGTCTTGGTATTTGGCTGCTATGAGGACCTGCAATTATGTACTGTAGGTAGACTGTTCCAAGCAAGAACACAAGAAGGAAGCGAACTCTTATGTGAGAAATGATACTTGTCATTGCACTCGTCATCTACaaagtagtagtacctacctagtcACGGCTGAAGAGCAGTGCTGTACTTGGAAACAGCTGAGAGCCATCGTCCCGGGTTTACATAAAGGTGGCGTGAGTGCCCGTTAGAGCCACGCTTACACCGGAGGAACACAGCCTTGGCTATGGAGCAAGCGATCATCATCAGGTACAGGCATCTAAATGAGCAAAATTGCGTAAAATTACCAGGTGGTAGGCGGTAACGAAGTTCCTCGGCATGCTTCTGCAGGGAGCACGGAGCATATAGCCTGTTGCAATGATGCCCCACAGCAGCTGATGAGTGCCGGCCGAGGCCCGTAGTGGGGATGGGAGACGAACAACACTGTACCTCTCCTCTTATTAGTGAGACGAACGATGCTGTGACAATCACCggtgttttcttttccttttcaattCCTTGAGGCTATTAAAGACAAGGTTTTGTATTAAACTTGAAATTATTGTCTTACGCTTTTTTACCAAGACTGGAGGCGTTGCTGACGGTCTTTCGTGGTACTGAAGCCCCTCACTACTACCTCGTCTGTATCACCAATTCGTCGTATGTTACTTAAAGGAGCAGACATCTCTTTAATATTCTATTTTCATCCTAATAAGCCATTTTTCATCATAGCTCATCAAACATTTAGGCGCTGGAAAGTCCACACAAAATGGATACCAGCAAACTGAAGCCCAACGACCCTCGGGTCAAGTACGAGACAAAGCAAGTCCGCGGCAAGACATACTCTTACATCCTCGGCGAGCCCCAAGGCCCCAAGGTCGAAACAATCTTTCTCATCCATGGCTGGCCAGACATGGCCTTTGGATGGCGCTGCCAGATCCCCTACTTGATGTCGCTGGGCTTCCAGGTCGTGGCGCCCAACATGGTTGGCTATGCTGGCACTGATGCCCCTGAGGATCTCAAGGAATACTCGTTCCAGAGCGTCTGCGCGGACATCGTTGCGCTGGCCCGCGAGTTTGTCGGCGAAAAGGGCCAGATTGTTCTTGGTGGCCATGATTGGGGCGGTGCCATCGTCTGGCGAGTCGCCTACTACTATCCCGAGTTGATCAAGGCCGTCTTCTCCGTTTGCACGCCCCTAAACCCCATAAACACTAAAAAAGTTCGCCTCGAGAACATCATCGCCGCGGGAGGCCTGCCCAACTTCAAAtaccagctgcagctcggcggccCCGACGTCCAAGCCCGCATCCAAGGCAAAGACATGCTCCGCAAGTTCTTCCTCGCCCTGTTCGGCGCCAGAGGCCCCGGCGGCGAAACGGGCTTCAACACGAGCGAGGGCGTCCTTTTCGATAACCTGGATAAGCTGAGGCCGCCTCTGCTCCTGGACgagcaggagctggagcacTACGTCGAGCAGTACTCGCTGCATGGGCCGCCGGAGATGCGTGGGCCGCTGAACTGGTACCGCACGCGGGAGATTAACTCTGAGCAGGAGGCTGAGCATGCGAAGAAGAATGGGAGTGCGATGAAGTATGAGATGCCGGCGCTGTTTATTTCGGCGAGTAGGGATAGTGCGTTGCCGCCGGCGATGGCCAAGGGGATGGATACGTTTTATACGGATCTTACGAGGACCGAGGTGAATGCATCGCATTGGGCTTTGGCGGAGGCTGGGCACGAGGTGAATCGGCAGATTGGGCAGTGGTTGAATAAAGTGCTGGGTGGTGTTCCTCGGTCTGTGCTTTAGACTGGATGATGAGATATAAGTGTGAATAATGATATCACGAGCTCTTTGGTCTTGAATTTCGAAACATTATTATTCTTGTCTTACATCTAGACTCGTATTGACTCTATGCCTACATAGAATATTTAATTGCCGAATCGCCTACACGTCTCTTGAAGCCGGTGTGTTCATCGTTATCATCAGGCCCAGCTCTCTGGCTCTTCTTTACTACTAGGGAGCCTTTCCCTACTAGTGACTATTCCGGATTCATGTAGAGGGCCTGAAGTTCATTGCCTGAACAATGTTGATGTGATGTAGCGTAGGAGGGTGAGTGTGCTCACCGCTGTTCAAAAGAATATGCATGTACGGCGGGGTGATTCTTGTGTCAGATAGAATGAAAGCTTGCCATACGCACGTATGTAGATTCGTTTATTGCAGCGTGTTTTTATATGCATCAATGGTTGGAGCTTTGGAATTAGATTTTTTGTTTGGTTTTCCACACATGGGACAAGCTGTGATGTTTGTGAGCTCAAGTGGCAAACAGAAAAGTAAAGTAATTGCAGATAAGATGGATATACTCACAATCTGTTGTAAAGGCGCATTTTGAACAGTAAGAGTGGCCTTGTGTGATTTTGGTTTTACATTTCGTACATGAGCTACATCGATTGTTAGCTACCACTAGGTATACTGCCCCGGTCCCTTTGGTAATGAACGTACCTTGAGTATGCCGCATATGGATTCTTCGCCGCTTTGGACAGCAGCTTGCTCTGCGGAAGCCCGTTAGTATTGTACTTTGGTAGGAAGAGATCTGAACGTTGTCGTTTCATACCTTTGATACTCCAGTGTTGCCTAGAGTGGCTGACTTGGAGCCGCTCGCCTTGGATGAAGCCGGTGATCCGTAGTATAtttcactcttcttcttgacctcTGGGGTCGCAAGCTTTGTGCTCTTGGTGAGCTTCAGACACTTACTGCACACCATGGCTGTGTTGAAGCTGGTGTTCGTATCCGGTTCGCTTAAGCGATATCCACACAAAAACAAGGTTATAAATAAGTCTGAGTGAAGGAAATGATGGTATTTCTATCCTTCAACACTTCAGCTCAGCCTTACGTATTTGATGTTTAAAGTTTGATGCTTGTGGCAAGGCTGAGATAACAGTGGCGGACTGGCGTTCTTGGCGCGTACCAGGTACTCCGTATAAAATCGCCGATATACTGTTTGAATTCCAAGCGTGACGAAACTCGCTGTTTCGACGCGAGCTCTGGTATTCAGCAAAGTACCTCGCCGCTACAGTTGCAGTGGGGAGAGACTTGTCGCAAAGGGGACGCTCTCAGGGGAACCAAGCTGGAACGTGGACCCAAGTTTCTTGCGACAGTGGAGCTGCAGCACGCAGACGCCTGTAGACGCTGTAAAAGCCAGCTAACACGGGCCCCCTTTCAGCATCAGCGCCTCGTATCGAATCCTGGGGAGGGGGTTAGAGGGGAGCAGCAAGAACCCAGTGCCGTTCCTAGACCCCCCCAAAAAACCTTGCCGAGAGCTTAGATATCCgcgcttgcttgctgctattattacttccatccagcttcttttgaaCCTCACTGCGCCTCCgtctgctggtgctgacGTACCAGCGCCCTGAGCCTCGACAAGCGTCCCACTCTCCAGCACAAAGGGCCTGCGCCGAAACGAGGCTGTGCAGCCACACGGAACGGAACAGATCACCGGTCTGGCGGAGCAGACGCTATCGATATCGCGGGCCTTGTTTCGACCCGAGTTGCAAGTCCGCCATCCCAGAATCCGACCTCACAGAACgacaaagaaacaaagccATCCGTGCTGGCTTTTCAACGACAGCGATCCCGCATGCGTTGCTATCCCGCCTCCTCGATCGCCTAACCCATCGCTTGTTGTCCTGCATGGCTGGACGACAACCTATGGGACGCCATGGCGGGCCCTCAAATAACGACGACCTCTTGCTCGACCTGGACAACGAGCAGCCAATCTACAGCGCAGGCCAGCGGTCGGCCTTGAACGACGACGATCTTGCCCGAGCCTATGATCTCGACCACGACCCGCAGAGCCGGCCCTCTGTGTCCTACGATGACTTTGTCGGAGCCGAGCCGTCATATCCACAGGCAGGTCGCTCCATGGGAGCGCAGGCGGCGCAACCGCCAGGAAACCCAGGGCCGTATCACGCTGGGCAATTCAGCCAATCGTCGGACCTCGACAACTACCAGCGCTACGCCGACGACTACGAAGACTATCCTGAAGATGACATGTTATACCAGCAAGGAGGCGCCGGGGATGCGGGGCAGTCCTCAGCTGCTAGAAACAATGCGATGGCCCGCAACAGTGTGCTGACTCTGGGAGGAGGCTTTTTTGGCAAGCTGAAGCATAGGCTCGGGATGGGCCAGGGCTACTCAGAGATGGATTTGCCTCTGACAGAGCCCGGGGCGAGGGTCCCTTCGCAACAACAGCCGCCGGAACAGCCCAAGGGGAATATGATGAGCAAATTCAAGTTTGGCCGTAGCAAACCGGATCCTTCGACTATGGGACCAAGGATCATCCACCTGAATAACCCTCCTGCGAACGCCGCCAACAAGTACGTTGGCAATCACATTTCAACGGCCAAGTACAACATCGCTACCTTTCTACCCAAATTTCTCTTTGAACAATTCTCAAAGGTtgccaacatcttcttcctgttcACGGCCGCTTTGCAACAGATTCCCGGTCTTTCGCCCACGAACAAGTATACGACAATCGGACCATTGGCCATTGTGCTCTTGGTCTCTGCCATCAAGGAGTTGGTAGAGGATTACCGAAGACGAACTGCGGATAATGCTCTCAATACTTCCCTGGCGCGAGTTTTACGTGGTTCGAACTTTACGGAAACGAAATGGAATGCTGTGACAGTTGGTGACGTAGTCAGAGTTGAGTCTGAGGAGCCTTTCCCGGCCGATCTGGTTCTCCTCGCAAGTTCCGAGCCCGAAGGTCTCTGTTATATCGAAACGGCAAACCTGGACGGCGAGACCAACTTGAAGATTAAGCAAGCTCTCCCCGAGACTTCGACAATGGTTTCACCCAGCGAGCTCAGCCGGCTGGGCGGGCGCGTCAAGTCGGAACAGCCCAACAGCAGCCTGTACACGTACGAAGCGACATTGACGATGCAGGCAGGTGGAGGAGAGAAGGAGCTCGCGTTGAACCCAGAGCAGCTACTCCTCCGAGGCGCCACCTTAAGAAATACTCCATGGATCCATGGCATTGTCGTCTTCACGGGCCACGAAACCAAGCTAATGCGAAACGCCACAGCGACGCCAATTAAGCGGACCAAGGTCGAGAGACAGCTCAACTGGCTCGTGCTCATGCTAGTCGGTATGCTGTTGGCACTTAGTCTCATCTGTACCATTGGAGACTTGGTGATGCGCGGCGCCACGGGCGACTCGCTTTCATACCTCTACCTGGACAAAATCGACAGTGCCGGAACCGCGGCCGGAGTCTTCTTTAAAGA is part of the Trichoderma atroviride chromosome 1, complete sequence genome and encodes:
- a CDS encoding uncharacterized protein (EggNog:ENOG41~TransMembrane:1 (o403-422i)); the protein is MAYGGSYNASFNPAMSSSESFGNGLLASSISSLSSSGSKRYSPVSKTYRQASTLFLTRRLPEALSTLRPIITPPSSADDGEPAPVTKSSRGTRIKVWSLYLTLLNAIVELEPEEGKDAFGNQEWRALCTKVRDGSIWEEVVRNGYHGLEGDVDADVVINLATLSLAHARDQALNQKMLENYLASSNIPNLDLNDFAKPSNRYQSPARRANGANTPGDLNSRVKLLELYTLHVLPQNNEWDYAREFIDVSAVLDEERREAFQQALQSLQDEQEEQERKDREELKRQEEQLQKDIAEAKRLKAENEEKEKKRLEQERISRETSEGDYGIEQTPSFSGVGRAEPPGSPQSSVARPPRPTGKSRSKAGASSAAAGPLTITARATLILSRFRQLFESLASSVTGNPAILMRVMAFTMGLLIMLGHKATRQRIEQIMRTAWAKVAATVGMGTKVSYI
- a CDS encoding uncharacterized protein (EggNog:ENOG41), translating into MATIGEAENAAAAELPRSADEDRPAPETTEDVSLKRKAEDERPEDVSPKRAKHDDDDQDDATVSKRPPSPSHGHDNGEGASAAAAQDRRKIVMQEEKKRGKRLFGGLMSTLSQTSNTSQQQKRRQEIERRQQERMQKQRVEDDQKRSEKLEKLYQIRMAEQIVFDEEVMKNKHEKRLAMAKFLRTTSEPAIFYLPWKVTADQKDTIDDQIQRARASIEKEVEQFKARKQRHIERYGPPARQTSVTPDEPAAATRAPERESPVRSPHHGADKTHLQERRVSQDIHKGHHDESGDDLEEAEEDMVIY
- a CDS encoding uncharacterized protein (MEROPS:MER0017177), yielding MDTSKLKPNDPRVKYETKQVRGKTYSYILGEPQGPKVETIFLIHGWPDMAFGWRCQIPYLMSLGFQVVAPNMVGYAGTDAPEDLKEYSFQSVCADIVALAREFVGEKGQIVLGGHDWGGAIVWRVAYYYPELIKAVFSVCTPLNPINTKKVRLENIIAAGGLPNFKYQLQLGGPDVQARIQGKDMLRKFFLALFGARGPGGETGFNTSEGVLFDNLDKLRPPLLLDEQELEHYVEQYSLHGPPEMRGPLNWYRTREINSEQEAEHAKKNGSAMKYEMPALFISASRDSALPPAMAKGMDTFYTDLTRTEVNASHWALAEAGHEVNRQIGQWLNKVLGGVPRSVL
- a CDS encoding uncharacterized protein (EggNog:ENOG41); translation: MVCSKCLKLTKSTKLATPEVKKKSEIYYGSPASSKASGSKSATLGNTGVSKSKLLSKAAKNPYAAYSRYVHYQRDRGSIPSGS